The following are from one region of the Salvia hispanica cultivar TCC Black 2014 chromosome 1, UniMelb_Shisp_WGS_1.0, whole genome shotgun sequence genome:
- the LOC125199873 gene encoding disease resistance protein RGA2-like, with protein sequence MTRLPQAFQHLTWLVLEDNPELESVPDQLLSLNTLKVTDCPKVVTIPALPNFKELTVTGAGDGEETMLAKDTDWAVVGAMWKEIHWHDAALFEKFKTIHDVDMMDLYFHSNWHCWWDETAEWGEDVQCLGRMQAEPCIHLYMYFVCELQQMENHQLQQQQRQHQPQQILPKQSAMGYGSTMGIPRSNGSPAVSSDELTSLRNLQHLCLWGCNSLCEIPSKMGELNGLKILSMFVVGLKRGNQLEELECLNLSGRLRIRHLERVKDHMDAKKAKIAEKNNLHELRLSWQRNDLTKLEEEVDERVLEALEPHPILCFPKIGELPHLEKLYIKNMGMEYIIEEEEVGSGHPGLSNKQESSKEAFPNLEALWIERCSLLILPPLPSLQKLETLVCSSSTLGLLSEHIILRDLWIEVEESLACFPIEMLANFNKLQTLVIDNAKEISVTREGLQILKELKRLCLNNCEIMRCLPEGMLRQLTSLETLAIWKCPEVLELPQEIKHLHNLEFLMLRDLPKMRRLSQVIEHLTNIYLDDLPELESLPDQLPSLIRLILEDCPKVVSIPALPILEKLIIVGCPQLERRCRRGSGEDWHKISHVRSIYISSK encoded by the exons ATGACGCGCTTGCCTCAAGCCTTTCAGCACCTCACTTGGCTCGTGTTAGAGGATAATCCAGAGCTGGAATCAGTCCCAGATCAGCTACTGTCTCTTAATACACTCAAAGTTACAGACTGCCCAAAGGTTGTAACTATTCCAGCTCTGCCAAATTTTAAAGAGCTAACAGTCACTG GCGCTGGAGATGGTGAAGAGACAATGCTTGCGAAGGACACAGACTGGGCCGTGGTAGGCGCCATGTGGAAAGAGATACACT GGCATGATGCTGCTTTGTTTGAGAAATTCAAAACAATCCATGATGTTGATATGATGGATCTTTACTTTCATAGTAATTg GCATTGCTGGTGGGATGAAACAGCAGAGTGGGGAGAAGATGTACAGTGCTTGGGAAGGATGCAGGCTGAGCCGTG tattcatttatatatgtactttGTTTGTGAGTTACAGCAGATGGAGAATCATCAgctgcagcagcagcaacggCAACATCAGCCTCAGCAGATCCTTCCAAAACAGTCCGCGATGGGTTATGGATCAACCATGGGGATTCCGA GGTCTAATGGATCTCCAGCCGTTTCATCAGACGAGCTCACATCCTTACGTAATCTCCAGCATCTATGTTTGTGGGGCTGCAATTCGTTGTGTGAGATTCCATCTAAAATGGGAGAATTAAACGGCCTGAAAATATTGAGCATGTTTGTCGTGGGTCTCAAGAGAGGTAACCAACTTGAGGAACTGGAATGCTTGAACCTCAGTGGAAGGCTTCGCATTAGGCATCTGGAGAGAGTAAAAGACCATATGGATGCAAAGAAAGCGAAGATTGCAGAGAAAAATAATCTTCATGAGTTGAGGTTGTCATGGCAAAGAAATGATTTAACCAAGCTAGAGGAGGAAGTTGACGAAAGGGTGTTGGAAGCACTTGAACCTCACCCAATATT GTGTTTTCCAAAAATTGGAGAGTTACCTCATCTTGAGAAGTTGTATATAAAGAATATggggatggagtatattattgaagaagaagaagttgggAGTGGTCACCCA GGACTATCAAATAAGCAAGAGAGTAGTAAAGAAGCATTCCCAAATCTCGAAGCTCTATGGATTGAGCGCTGCTCTTTATTAATACTGCCACCACTCCCATCCCTCCAAAAGTTGGAGACACTAGTATGCAGTAGCTCAACTTTGGGTTTATTATCTGAGCACATCATTCTTAGAGACCTGTGGATTGAAGTTGAGGAGAGCCTAGCATGTTTCCCAATAGAAATGCTGGCAAATTTCAATAAGCTCCAAACATTGGTAATCGATAATGCGAAAGAGATCTCTGTGACAAGAGAAGGTCTGCAAATCTTAAAAGAGCTTAAACGTTTATGTCTAAACAATTGTGAGATAATGAGATGTTTGCCAGAAGGGATGCTGCGGCAACTTACTTCTTTGGAGACCCTTGCCATATGGAAGTGCCCAGAAGTACTAGAGTTGCCGCAGGAAATTAAACATCTCCATAATCTTGAGTTCCTCATGTTACGGGATCTTCCAAAGATGAGGCGCTTGTCTCAAGTCATTGAGCACCTCACTAATATATACCTAGATGATCTTCCTGAGCTGGAATCACTCCCAGATCAGCTACCATCTCTTATTAGACTCATTTTGGAAGACTGCCCAAAGGTTGTATCAATTCCAGCTCTACCAATTCTGGAAAAGCTAATCATTGTTGGGTGCCCTCAGCTGGAGAGGCGATGTCGGAGAGGAAGTGGAGAGGATTGGCACAAGATTTCCCACGTTCGCAGcatttatatttcttcaaaGTAA
- the LOC125200714 gene encoding disease resistance protein RGA2-like isoform X2, whose protein sequence is MKKLYSTLTTIQVVLEDAEDKQIQSKPIRNWLQKLNDIAYVIDDVLDDCNTEVSKLDHSHSKYSRYSLKKILYCHKIARRMKQVNEKVEAIAAERTKFHLCEMPVHRPREVSLASRETASLLNESDKILGREEDKDKIVKILVNDLKEKQEMSMSVLPIIGVGGLGKTTLTRLVFNDPQVKEHFDVRIWVCVSDNFEMKTLVKAMIESATGNEKATDLQHLDATERRLWELLSNKRYLIVMDDVWNDHQDKWFELRDILSCGSAGSSVVVTTRQKKVADIMTTLPCYCLEGLSDEHSWALLRQRAFGPVEEVSPELEIIGKQIVNKCAGVPLAATTLGGILRFKRKEEEWIYVRDNDIWKLSPEESLIMPALRLSYHHLPLELRQCFAYFASFPKDHYIEKEELILLWMAHGYISSKGALQVEDVGNQICNELLLRSLLQTNVLYPNEIGMHDLVHDLAESIMENKVPGVQSERGLTSASTIREVNFQQKTVVFPKTFQQDMDLTSILDLTSLRVLNAPRNAIDDLPPSISNLKHLRYLNLSSSKIRTLPNSLCTLWNLQTLNLDYCVRLVALPKKLTSLRNLQHLCLWECNSLCKMPSKMRELNGLKTLSTFVVGLKRGNQLDELECLKLSGRLEIRHLERVKDHMVAKKAKIAMKKHLRELRLSWERNDLTKIEKEVDERVLEALEPHPNLESLCMTGFSGRYVPSWMANSTLRKIVTINISDCENIRHFPKLGELPNLQQLYIRNVGVEYIIEEEVGSGQPVKIQFLALKELYLTDLPNLKGLSKEHESEEAFPNLQTLSIKHCSSLILQPLSSFQKLDELRCHSSTLGLLSELDIPRDLTLEIEESLTCFPLETLAKFSKLQSLSITDAKEIIVTREVLKDLTCLSLGSCWTMRSLPEGMLEHLTALKSLHILNCPELVELSDDTEHHHNISMLVLWFLPKMTRLPRAFQQLTYLYLLVLPELKSIPDQLPSLTLLGVGGCPKVVSIPALPNLEVLIVIGCPQLERRYRRGSGEDWHKIAHVRHISISSQ, encoded by the coding sequence ATGAAGAAGCTCTACAGCACTCTCACCACCATCCAAGTTGTGTTGGAGGATGCCGAAGACAAGCAAATCCAGAGCAAGCCAATTCGAAATTGGCTGCAGAAGCTCAACGATATTGCTTATGTGATTGATGACGTATTGGATGACTGCAACACTGAAGTCTCCAAACTCGACCACTCTCATTCAAAATACAGTCGCTATAGCCTcaagaaaattttgtattgCCACAAAATTGCAAGGAGAATGAAGCAAGTCAACGAGAAAGTGGAGGCCATTGCTGCGGAGCGCACTAAGTTTCATCTGTGCGAGATGCCTGTTCATAGGCCAAGAGAAGTATCTCTTGCGTCGCGCGAAACGGCTTCCCTGTTGAATGAGTCTGATAAGATTCTTGGCAGGGAAGAAGATAAAGACAAAATTGTGAAGATATTGGTAAATGACTTGAAGGAGAAACAGGAGATGTCTATGTCTGTGCTGCCAATCATCGGTGTTGGCGGCCTTGGCAAGACCACTCTCACTCGACTAGTCTTCAACGATCCCCAGGTGAAAGAACACTTCGATGTAAGGATATGGGTTTGTGTTTCTGATAACTTTGAAATGAAAACTTTGGTGAAAGCAATGATTGAATCTGCCACGGGGAATGAAAAAGCTACGGATCTGCAGCACTTGGATGCTACTGAACGTCGCCTCTGGGAATTGTTAAGCAATAAAAGGTATTTGATTGTGATGGATGATGTTTGGAATGACCACCAGGATAAATGGTTTGAGTTGAGAGATATTTTATCATGTGGCTCAGCCGGTTCATCGGTTGTTGTCACCACACGCCAGAAGAAGGTTGCTGATATAATGACAACTCTTCCATGTTATTGCCTTGAGGGGCTGTCAGATGAGCACAGTTGGGCGCTGCTACGGCAGCGAGCCTTTGGACCAGTTGAAGAGGTGTCACCAGAGCTGGAAATAATTGGGAAACAGATCGTGAATAAATGTGCTGGAGTGCCCCTGGCTGCTACAACACTTGGtggaattctacggtttaaaAGAAAGGAAGAGGAATGGATATATGTGAGAGACAATGATATATGGAAGTTGTCGCCTGAGGAGAGTTTGATAATGCCAGCTTTGAGATTGAGTTATCATCATCTTCCGTTGGAGCTAAGACAATGCTTTGCTTATTTTGCATCCTTTCCTAAGGACCATTACATTGAAAAGGAAGAACTGATCCTTCTATGGATGGCTCATGGCTACATTTCATCAAAGGGGGCTCTTCAAGTGGAAGATGTTGGAAATCAAATATGTAATGAGCTACTACTGCGATCTCTTCTACAAACAAATGTGTTATACCCAAACGAGATTGGTATGCATGATCTCGTTCATGATCTTGCAGAATCAATAATGGAGAACAAAGTTCCTGGAGTACAAAGTGAAAGAGGTCTCACAAGTGCATCAACTATCCGCGAGgtaaattttcaacaaaaaacaGTTGTGTTTCCTAAAACTTTTCAACAAGATATGGACCTTACTTCTATTTTAGATCTCACAAGTTTAAGAGTGTTAAATGCACCTCGTAATGCAATAGACGATTTGCCTCCTTCCATCAGCAATCTTAAACATTTGCGATACTTGAATTTGTCTAGTTCTAAAATTCGCACTCTCCCTAACTCGTTATGTACTCTTTGGAATTTGCAAACCCTCAACTTGGATTACTGTGTTAGACTTGTGGCTTTACCTAAGAAGCTCACATCCTTACGTAATCTCCAACATCTATGTTTGTGGGAGTGCAACTCATTGTGTAAAATGCCATCTAAAATGAGAGAGTTAAATGGCCTGAAAACATTGAGCACGTTTGTCGTTGGTCTGAAGAGAGGTAACCAACTTGATGAACTAGAATGCTTGAAGCTCAGTGGAAGGCTTGAGATTAGGCATCTTGAGAGAGTGAAAGACCATATGGTTGCAAAGAAAGCAAAGATTGCAATGAAAAAACATCTTCGGGAGTTGAGGTTGTCATGGGAAAGAAATGATTTAACCAAGATAGAGAAGGAGGTTGATGAAAGGGTGTTGGAAGCACTTGAACCTCACCCTAATCTTGAATCTCTTTGTATGACAGGCTTTAGTGGTAGATATGTTCCAAGTTGGATGGCAAATTCAACGCTGAGAAAAATAGTTACGATTAATATAAGTGATTGTGAAAATATTAGGCATTTTCCGAAACTGGGAGAGTTACCTAATCTTCAACAGCTGTATATAAGGAATGTGGGGgtggagtatattattgaagaagaagttggGAGTGGACAACCAGTAAAGATACAGTTCCTAGCGTTGAAAGAATTGTATTTAACTGATCTCCCAAATCTTAAGGGACTCTCAAAGGAGCATGAGAGTGAAGAAGCATTCCCAAATCTTCAAACTCTAAGCATTAAGCATTGCTCTTCACTAATACTGCAACCACTCTCATCCTTTCAAAAGTTGGATGAACTAAGATGTCATAGCTCAACTTTGGGTTTATTATCTGAGCTCGACATTCCTAGGGATCTCACCTTGGAAATTGAGGAGAGCTTGACATGTTTCCCATTAGAAACACTGGCAAAGTTCAGTAAGTTGCAATCACTGAGCATTACGGATGCAAAAGAGATCATTGTGACAAGAGAAGTCTTAAAAGATCTTACATGTTTAAGTCTAGGGAGTTGTTGGACGATGAGATCTTTACCTGAAGGGATGTTGGAGCACCTTACTGCTCTGAAATCCCTCCATATATTGAATTGCCCAGAGTTAGTAGAGCTGTCAGATGATACTGAACATCACCATAATATTTCGATGCTTGTGTTATGGTTTCTTCCCAAGATGACGCGCTTGCCTCGAGCTTTTCAGCAGCTCACTTATCTATACTTATTGGTTCTTCCTGAGCTGAAATCAATCCCAGATCAGCTACCATCTCTTACCTTGCTTGGTGTAGGAGGTTGCCCAAAGGTTGTATCGATTCCAGCTCTGCCGAATCTGGAAGTGCTAATAGTCATTGGATGCCCACAGCTGGAAAGGCGATATCGGAGAGGAAGTGGAGAGGATTGGCACAAGATTGCCCACGTTCGCCATATCAGTATTTCTTCACAATAa
- the LOC125200714 gene encoding disease resistance protein RGA2-like isoform X1, translating to MAEAFLQLLLNKLISLINREIGLILGVDEVMKKLYSTLTTIQVVLEDAEDKQIQSKPIRNWLQKLNDIAYVIDDVLDDCNTEVSKLDHSHSKYSRYSLKKILYCHKIARRMKQVNEKVEAIAAERTKFHLCEMPVHRPREVSLASRETASLLNESDKILGREEDKDKIVKILVNDLKEKQEMSMSVLPIIGVGGLGKTTLTRLVFNDPQVKEHFDVRIWVCVSDNFEMKTLVKAMIESATGNEKATDLQHLDATERRLWELLSNKRYLIVMDDVWNDHQDKWFELRDILSCGSAGSSVVVTTRQKKVADIMTTLPCYCLEGLSDEHSWALLRQRAFGPVEEVSPELEIIGKQIVNKCAGVPLAATTLGGILRFKRKEEEWIYVRDNDIWKLSPEESLIMPALRLSYHHLPLELRQCFAYFASFPKDHYIEKEELILLWMAHGYISSKGALQVEDVGNQICNELLLRSLLQTNVLYPNEIGMHDLVHDLAESIMENKVPGVQSERGLTSASTIREVNFQQKTVVFPKTFQQDMDLTSILDLTSLRVLNAPRNAIDDLPPSISNLKHLRYLNLSSSKIRTLPNSLCTLWNLQTLNLDYCVRLVALPKKLTSLRNLQHLCLWECNSLCKMPSKMRELNGLKTLSTFVVGLKRGNQLDELECLKLSGRLEIRHLERVKDHMVAKKAKIAMKKHLRELRLSWERNDLTKIEKEVDERVLEALEPHPNLESLCMTGFSGRYVPSWMANSTLRKIVTINISDCENIRHFPKLGELPNLQQLYIRNVGVEYIIEEEVGSGQPVKIQFLALKELYLTDLPNLKGLSKEHESEEAFPNLQTLSIKHCSSLILQPLSSFQKLDELRCHSSTLGLLSELDIPRDLTLEIEESLTCFPLETLAKFSKLQSLSITDAKEIIVTREVLKDLTCLSLGSCWTMRSLPEGMLEHLTALKSLHILNCPELVELSDDTEHHHNISMLVLWFLPKMTRLPRAFQQLTYLYLLVLPELKSIPDQLPSLTLLGVGGCPKVVSIPALPNLEVLIVIGCPQLERRYRRGSGEDWHKIAHVRHISISSQ from the coding sequence ATGGCAGAGGcatttcttcaactccttcttAACAAACTGATATCTCTTATCAACCGGGAGATCGGACTGATCTTGGGCGTCGACGAGGTGATGAAGAAGCTCTACAGCACTCTCACCACCATCCAAGTTGTGTTGGAGGATGCCGAAGACAAGCAAATCCAGAGCAAGCCAATTCGAAATTGGCTGCAGAAGCTCAACGATATTGCTTATGTGATTGATGACGTATTGGATGACTGCAACACTGAAGTCTCCAAACTCGACCACTCTCATTCAAAATACAGTCGCTATAGCCTcaagaaaattttgtattgCCACAAAATTGCAAGGAGAATGAAGCAAGTCAACGAGAAAGTGGAGGCCATTGCTGCGGAGCGCACTAAGTTTCATCTGTGCGAGATGCCTGTTCATAGGCCAAGAGAAGTATCTCTTGCGTCGCGCGAAACGGCTTCCCTGTTGAATGAGTCTGATAAGATTCTTGGCAGGGAAGAAGATAAAGACAAAATTGTGAAGATATTGGTAAATGACTTGAAGGAGAAACAGGAGATGTCTATGTCTGTGCTGCCAATCATCGGTGTTGGCGGCCTTGGCAAGACCACTCTCACTCGACTAGTCTTCAACGATCCCCAGGTGAAAGAACACTTCGATGTAAGGATATGGGTTTGTGTTTCTGATAACTTTGAAATGAAAACTTTGGTGAAAGCAATGATTGAATCTGCCACGGGGAATGAAAAAGCTACGGATCTGCAGCACTTGGATGCTACTGAACGTCGCCTCTGGGAATTGTTAAGCAATAAAAGGTATTTGATTGTGATGGATGATGTTTGGAATGACCACCAGGATAAATGGTTTGAGTTGAGAGATATTTTATCATGTGGCTCAGCCGGTTCATCGGTTGTTGTCACCACACGCCAGAAGAAGGTTGCTGATATAATGACAACTCTTCCATGTTATTGCCTTGAGGGGCTGTCAGATGAGCACAGTTGGGCGCTGCTACGGCAGCGAGCCTTTGGACCAGTTGAAGAGGTGTCACCAGAGCTGGAAATAATTGGGAAACAGATCGTGAATAAATGTGCTGGAGTGCCCCTGGCTGCTACAACACTTGGtggaattctacggtttaaaAGAAAGGAAGAGGAATGGATATATGTGAGAGACAATGATATATGGAAGTTGTCGCCTGAGGAGAGTTTGATAATGCCAGCTTTGAGATTGAGTTATCATCATCTTCCGTTGGAGCTAAGACAATGCTTTGCTTATTTTGCATCCTTTCCTAAGGACCATTACATTGAAAAGGAAGAACTGATCCTTCTATGGATGGCTCATGGCTACATTTCATCAAAGGGGGCTCTTCAAGTGGAAGATGTTGGAAATCAAATATGTAATGAGCTACTACTGCGATCTCTTCTACAAACAAATGTGTTATACCCAAACGAGATTGGTATGCATGATCTCGTTCATGATCTTGCAGAATCAATAATGGAGAACAAAGTTCCTGGAGTACAAAGTGAAAGAGGTCTCACAAGTGCATCAACTATCCGCGAGgtaaattttcaacaaaaaacaGTTGTGTTTCCTAAAACTTTTCAACAAGATATGGACCTTACTTCTATTTTAGATCTCACAAGTTTAAGAGTGTTAAATGCACCTCGTAATGCAATAGACGATTTGCCTCCTTCCATCAGCAATCTTAAACATTTGCGATACTTGAATTTGTCTAGTTCTAAAATTCGCACTCTCCCTAACTCGTTATGTACTCTTTGGAATTTGCAAACCCTCAACTTGGATTACTGTGTTAGACTTGTGGCTTTACCTAAGAAGCTCACATCCTTACGTAATCTCCAACATCTATGTTTGTGGGAGTGCAACTCATTGTGTAAAATGCCATCTAAAATGAGAGAGTTAAATGGCCTGAAAACATTGAGCACGTTTGTCGTTGGTCTGAAGAGAGGTAACCAACTTGATGAACTAGAATGCTTGAAGCTCAGTGGAAGGCTTGAGATTAGGCATCTTGAGAGAGTGAAAGACCATATGGTTGCAAAGAAAGCAAAGATTGCAATGAAAAAACATCTTCGGGAGTTGAGGTTGTCATGGGAAAGAAATGATTTAACCAAGATAGAGAAGGAGGTTGATGAAAGGGTGTTGGAAGCACTTGAACCTCACCCTAATCTTGAATCTCTTTGTATGACAGGCTTTAGTGGTAGATATGTTCCAAGTTGGATGGCAAATTCAACGCTGAGAAAAATAGTTACGATTAATATAAGTGATTGTGAAAATATTAGGCATTTTCCGAAACTGGGAGAGTTACCTAATCTTCAACAGCTGTATATAAGGAATGTGGGGgtggagtatattattgaagaagaagttggGAGTGGACAACCAGTAAAGATACAGTTCCTAGCGTTGAAAGAATTGTATTTAACTGATCTCCCAAATCTTAAGGGACTCTCAAAGGAGCATGAGAGTGAAGAAGCATTCCCAAATCTTCAAACTCTAAGCATTAAGCATTGCTCTTCACTAATACTGCAACCACTCTCATCCTTTCAAAAGTTGGATGAACTAAGATGTCATAGCTCAACTTTGGGTTTATTATCTGAGCTCGACATTCCTAGGGATCTCACCTTGGAAATTGAGGAGAGCTTGACATGTTTCCCATTAGAAACACTGGCAAAGTTCAGTAAGTTGCAATCACTGAGCATTACGGATGCAAAAGAGATCATTGTGACAAGAGAAGTCTTAAAAGATCTTACATGTTTAAGTCTAGGGAGTTGTTGGACGATGAGATCTTTACCTGAAGGGATGTTGGAGCACCTTACTGCTCTGAAATCCCTCCATATATTGAATTGCCCAGAGTTAGTAGAGCTGTCAGATGATACTGAACATCACCATAATATTTCGATGCTTGTGTTATGGTTTCTTCCCAAGATGACGCGCTTGCCTCGAGCTTTTCAGCAGCTCACTTATCTATACTTATTGGTTCTTCCTGAGCTGAAATCAATCCCAGATCAGCTACCATCTCTTACCTTGCTTGGTGTAGGAGGTTGCCCAAAGGTTGTATCGATTCCAGCTCTGCCGAATCTGGAAGTGCTAATAGTCATTGGATGCCCACAGCTGGAAAGGCGATATCGGAGAGGAAGTGGAGAGGATTGGCACAAGATTGCCCACGTTCGCCATATCAGTATTTCTTCACAATAa
- the LOC125200715 gene encoding disease resistance protein RGA2-like, with product MKKLCSTLTTIQAVLEDAEDKQIQSKPIRDWLRKFTALAYEIDDILDECNTHVSKLNHSPSKLSRYSLKKLLYHHNIARRMKQVNEKVEAVVAERAKFHLREMPVDRPREAALVSRETASVLNQSDKIHGREEDKDKIVKMLVNNVKEEKKMSVLPILGVGGLGKTTLARLVFNDPQVEEHFDLKIWVCVSDNFEMKTLVKASDLQHLDAAERQLWELLSRKRYLIGMDDVWNDHQDKWFELRDVLLCGSTGSSVVVTRRQKKVVDMMRTLPCHCLEGLSDEHCWALMRQCAFEADEEVSLQLDIIGKQIMKKCAGVPLAATTLGGILRFNRREEEWIHVRDSEIWKLSAEESLIVPALRLSYHHLPLELRQCFAYFAAFPKDHYIEKGRLILLWIAHGYISSKGALQVEDVGNQICNELLLRSLLQVDEYENIGMHDLVHDLAESIMENKVPGVQSKRNLASASTIREVNLLHKTLVFPKSFQQDMNITSILEFTSLRVLNAPRSIVQDLPPSIGNLRHLRFLNLAYSEIRTLPNSLCTLWNLQILYLDYCDRLVALPKKFTSLRNLQHLGLHGCNSLCEMPSKMRELNGLKTLSMFVVGLKRDNKLEELECLNISGRLQIRHLERVKDNIDAKKSKIAEKNNLRDLCLSWERNDLYKGGS from the coding sequence ATGAAGAAGCTCTGCAGCACTCTCACCACCATCCAAGCTGTGTTGGAGGATGCCGAAGACAAGCAAATCCAGAGCAAGCCAATTCGAGACTGGCTGCGGAAGTTCACCGCTCTTGCTTATGAGATTGATGACATTTTGGATGAGTGCAACACTCATGTCTCCAAACTCAACCACTCTCCTTCCAAACTCAGCCGCTACAGCCTCAAGAAATTATTGTATCACCACAATATAGCAAGGAGGATGAAGCAAGTCAACGAGAAAGTGGAGGCAGTTGTTGCGGAGCGTGCTAAGTTTCATCTGCGTGAGATGCCTGTTGATAGACCAAGAGAAGCTGCTCTTGTTTCACGCGAGACAGCTTCCGTGTTGAACCAATCTGATAAGATTCATGGCAGGGAAGAAGATAAAGACAAGATTGTGAAGATGTTAGTGAATAATGTgaaggaggagaagaagatgtCCGTGTTGCCGATCTTAGGCGTTGGCGGCCTTGGGAAGACCACTCTCGCTCGACTAGTCTTCAATGATCCACAGGTGGAAGAGCACTTTGATCTAAAGATTTGGGTTTGTGTCTCAGATAATTTTGAGATGAAGACTTTGGTGAAAGCTTCGGATCTGCAACACTTGGATGCTGCAGAGCGTCAACTTTGGGAATTGTTGAGCAGAAAAAGATATTTGATTGGGATGGATGATGTTTGGAATGACCACCAGGATAAATGGTTTGAGCTGAGAGATGTTCTATTATGTGGCTCAACTGGTTCATCCGTTGTCGTTACCAGGCGTCAGAAAAAAGTTGTTGATATGATGAGAACACTTCCATGTCATTGCCTCGAGGGGTTGTCGGATGAGCATTGTTGGGCACTGATGCGGCAGTGCGCCTTCGAAGCAGATGAAGAGGTGTCTTTGCAGCTGGACATAATTGGGAAACAGATCATGAAGAAATGTGCTGGAGTGCCCCTCGCTGCTACAACGCTTGGAGGAATCCTACGGTTTAATAGGAGAGAAGAGGAATGGATACATGTGAGAGATAGTGAGATATGGAAGTTGTCGGCTGAAGAGAGTTTGATAGTGCCTGCTTTAAGGTTGAGTTATCATCATCTTCCCTTGGAACTCAGGCAATGCTTTGCTTACTTTGCAGCCTTTCCTAAGGACCATTACATTGAAAAGGGACGACTGATCCTTCTATGGATTGCTCATGGCTACATTTCATCAAAGGGGGCTCTACAAGTAGAAGATGTTGGAAATCAAATATGTAATGAGCTACTACTTAGATCTCTTCTGCAAGTAGATGAGTATGAAAATATCGGTATGCATGATCTCGTTCATGATCTGGCAGAGTCAataatggagaataaagttCCCGGAGTACAAAGTAAAAGAAATCTAGCAAGTGCATCAACTATCCGCGAGGTAAATTTGCTACACAAAACTCTTGTGTTTCCCAAATCTTTTCAGCAAGATATGAACATTACTTCCATCTTGGAGTTCACAAGTTTAAGAGTGTTAAATGCCCCTCGTAGCATAGTACAAGATTTGCCTCCTTCCATTGGCAATCTTAGACATTTGCGATTCTTAAATTTGGCCTATTCAGAAATTCGCACACTCCCAAACTCGTTATGTACTCTTTGGAATTTGCAAATCCTCTACTTGGACTACTGTGATAGACTTGTGGCTTTACCTAAGAAGTTCACATCTCTACGTAATCTCCAACATCTAGGTCTTCATGGGTGCAACTCGTTGTGTGAGATGCCATCTAAAATGAGAGAGTTAAATGGTCTAAAAACGTTGAGTATGTTTGTTGTGGGTCTCAAGAGAGATAACAAACTTGAGGAACTGGAATGCTTGAACATCAGTGGAAGGCTTCAGATTAGGCATCTGGAGAGAGTAAAAGACAATATAGATGCTAAGAAATCAAAGATTGCAGAGAAAAACAATCTTCGAGACTTGTGCTTGTCATGGGAAAGAAATGATTTATATAAAGGAGGAAGTTGA